The genomic DNA TGCGGGTGCGACCAGTCGTCTGACCCAGGCGAAGCCAGTTGGCCGCCCGATAACATGTGCCCTGAAAACGATGATCCACGAAGGTCTCAAGCAGCAAGATTGGGTGGCCGTACTTGGCTTGCCAATCCTTGCTGA from Desulfobulbaceae bacterium includes the following:
- a CDS encoding DUF4338 domain-containing protein; protein product: SKDWQAKYGHPILLLETFVDHRFQGTCYRAANWLRLGQTTGRTRNGQLIPTAPIKDIYAYALHNQALKRLRNE